From the genome of Lotus japonicus ecotype B-129 chromosome 6, LjGifu_v1.2, one region includes:
- the LOC130725830 gene encoding uncharacterized protein LOC130725830 encodes MRYMFNNCQDAMAICKRFGYPDLFITMTCNANWKEIQDFVTPRGLRADDRPDIVARVFKMKLNDLMSNLKKGKIFGEVQAGTYTIEFQKRGLPHAHILIWLQGEGKLKTGDDIDKVISAEFPDPVLYPALSAAVSNYMMHGPCGFANMNYACMKNGKCEKFFPKQFQNSTTIDEEGYPKYRRRDTGVSVTKKDIVMDNRYVVPYNPDLLMRYHAHINVEYCNKSNSIKYLFKYVNKGPDRVSVEISNRDKDSNKEKGVDEINQYYDCKYLSPCEAAWRIFGFYIHDKWPPVNRLSFHLPNEQSVTFKDHEWIDTVVERNQDMDTEFTTWFKANQESELGKDLTYAEFPQRFVYDEDKRIWTVRKKGFSIGRLNYIPMGTGELFYMRVLLTIQKGCTSFDSIKTVNGVLYQTYKEVCYILGLLKDDREYIDGIKEASDLGSGPQLR; translated from the exons ATGCGATACATGTTCAACAATTGTCAAGATGCCATGGCTATTTGCAAAAGATTTGGATATCCAGATTTGTTTATAACCATGACCTGCAATGCAAACTGGAAAGAAATTCAGGATTTTGTAACTCCAAGAGGTCTCAGGGCAGATGACCGACCTGACATTGTGGCTAGAGTTTTcaaaatgaagttgaatgatttgATGTCCAAtttgaagaaaggaaaaatatTTGGAGAAGTACAAGCAG GTACGTACACAATTGAGTTCCAAAAAAGAGGGCTTCCACATGCCCACATCTTAATATGGTTGCAAGGTGAAGGGAAGCTTAAAACAGGGGATGACATTGATAAGGTAATATCAGCTGAGTTTCCGGATCCTGTGTTATATCCTGCTTTGTCAGCAGCAGTTTCAAATTATATGATGCATGGTCCATGTGGGTTTGCTAATATGAATTATGCCTGTATGAAAAATGGAAAGTGTGAGAAATTTTTCCCAAAACAATTTCAGAACTCAACTACAATTGATGAGGAAGGCTATCCTAAATACAGGAGAAGAGATACTGGAGTTAGTGTTACAAAGAAAGACATTGTGATGGATAATAGGTATGTTGTACCTTATAATCCAGATCTCCTCATGAGGTATCATGCCCATATCAACGTGGAGTACTGTAACAAGTCAAACTCcataaaatatttgtttaaaTATGTAAACAAAGGTCCAGATAGAGTTTCTGTTGAAATTTCTAATAGAGATAAAGATTCAAATAAAGAAAAAGGTGTTGATGAGATAAATCAGTATTACGACTGCAAGTATTTGTCTCCATGTGAAGCAGCGTGGAGAATATTTGGATTTTATATTCATGACAAGTGGCCTCCTGTTAACAGATTATCATTTCACCTTCCCAATGAGCAGTCTGTTACTTTCAAGGATCATGAATGGATTGACACTGTAGTTGAAAGGAACCAGGATATGGACACTGAGTTTACAACGTGGTTCAAAGCAAATCAGGAATCCGAACTTGGGAAGGACCTAACATATGCAGAGTTTCCCCAAAGGTTTGTTTATGATGAAGACAAAAGAATATGGACTGTCCGAAAGAAAGGATTTTCAATTGGGAGGTTGAATTATATTCCCATGGGTACCGGAGAACTATTCTATATGCGGGTCCTTCTTACAATTCAAAAGGGATGTACAAGTTTTGACAGCATAAAAACTGTTAATGGCGTACTATACCAGACCTACAAGGAAGTGTGCTATATCTTGGGATTGTTGAAAGATGATAGAGAATACATAGATGGAATAAAGGAGGCAAGTGATCTTGGGTCTGGACCCCAATTAAGATGA
- the LOC130726168 gene encoding ras-related protein RABA2a: MARRGEEEYDYLFKVVLIGDSGVGKSNLLSRFTRNEFCLESKSTIGVEFATRTLEVEGRMVKAQIWDTAGQERYRAITSAYYRGALGALLVYDVTKPTSFENVTRWLKELRDHADANIVIMLIGNKTDLKHLRGVATEDAQSYAEKEGLSFIETSALEATNVDKAFQTILAQIYRIISKKSLSSSSTDPSAPNIKQGNTITIEGGLQPNTSKSCCTTS, from the exons ATGGCGAGAAGGGGTGAGGAAGAGTACGATTATCTGTTCAAGGTTGTGTTGATCGGAGATTCAGGTGTCGGTAAATCCAATCTCCTCTCCCGATTCACCCGCAACGAGTTCTGCTTGGAGTCCAAGTCCACCATCGGCGTCGAATTCGCTACTCGTACTCTTGAG GTTGAGGGAAGAATGGTGAAAGCTCAAATTTGGGATACGGCTGGTCAGGAACGGTACAGGGCAATAACCAGTGCGTACTATCGCGGTGCTCTGGGAGCTCTTCTTGTCTACGATGTCACCAAACCAACCTCTTTTGAAAATGTAACCAGATGGCTCAAGGAGCTCAGGGATCACGCTGATGCTAACATCGTCATCATGTTGATTGGCAACAAAACGGATCTCAAGCATCTCCGTGGTGTTGCCACTGAGGATGCTCAGAGTTAtgctgagaaagaaggcctcTCTTTCATCGAGACATCTGCTCTTGAAGCAACCAATGTTGACAAGGCTTTCCAAACCATCCTTGCTCAAATATACCGCATCATCAGTAAGAAATCACTCTCTTCTTCATCCACTGATCCGTCTGCTCCCAATATTAAACAAGGTAACACCATCACCATCGAGGGAGGACTCCAACCCAACACATCCAAGTCCTGCTGTACTACTTCTTGA